A genomic window from Flavobacterium sp. I3-2 includes:
- the pnuC gene encoding nicotinamide riboside transporter PnuC has product MMQDIFSQISILEWIGVSLAVVQVLLSRVNNPLNYLFGIGSIITTLFVMFENKLYAEFTLNLYYLVMSIYGWYFWKFGKQKQETSISYATNKDYVVSFSIVVFTFCLFYFGLFHFTDSDVPILDAVISAFAWAGMWLMAKRKIENWIFLNISNAIAIPLMIHKELYLYAILSLILFIVATSGYFKWKTLIKKTN; this is encoded by the coding sequence ATGATGCAGGATATCTTTTCACAAATTTCAATACTTGAATGGATCGGCGTAAGTCTTGCCGTTGTTCAGGTTTTACTTTCAAGGGTAAACAATCCTTTAAATTATTTATTTGGTATTGGTAGTATCATTACAACACTTTTTGTAATGTTTGAAAACAAGCTTTATGCAGAATTCACACTAAATTTATATTATTTAGTGATGAGTATTTATGGTTGGTATTTTTGGAAATTTGGTAAACAAAAACAAGAAACATCCATTTCGTATGCTACAAATAAAGATTACGTTGTAAGCTTTTCCATAGTTGTTTTTACTTTCTGTTTGTTTTATTTTGGATTATTTCACTTTACAGATTCAGATGTTCCAATTTTAGATGCTGTAATTAGTGCATTTGCTTGGGCAGGTATGTGGTTAATGGCAAAGCGAAAAATTGAAAATTGGATTTTTTTAAACATCAGTAACGCGATTGCAATACCGTTAATGATTCATAAAGAATTATACTTGTATGCGATTTTAAGTTTGATTTTATTTATCGTTGCAACTTCTGGATATTTTAAATGGAAAACTTTAATAAAAAAGACCAACTAA
- a CDS encoding aminotransferase class V-fold PLP-dependent enzyme: protein MLDIKSIRADFPILKQEVNGKPLVYFDNGATAQKPQVVIDAIEKYYKEINANIHRGVHHLSQVATDAYEESRLKIQKHINARQSYEVLFTAGTTFGINLVANGFGQILKPGDEIIVSHLEHHSNIVPWQFAAERSGATLKVIPMNEKGELVMDEYVKLLSPNTKIVAVNHISNALGTINPIEFIIEKAHEVFAAVLIDGAQATPHLKPDVQALDCDFYVFSGHKICGPTGTGILYGKEKWLNQLPPYQGGGEMIKEVTFEKTTYACLPHKFEAGTPNIAGGIVLGVAVDYLNQIGFENIIAYEQELLDYATQRLQEFDGIEFYGTSAHKASVISFNFKGIHPYDVGAIIDKLGVAVRTGHHCAQPIMNYFNIPGTIRASFAFYNTKEEIDIFIEALKKAKTMLS, encoded by the coding sequence ATGTTAGATATTAAATCCATAAGAGCTGATTTTCCTATTCTTAAACAAGAAGTAAACGGAAAACCTTTAGTGTATTTTGATAATGGAGCAACTGCCCAAAAACCGCAAGTTGTAATTGATGCTATTGAAAAGTATTACAAAGAAATCAATGCAAATATTCACCGTGGTGTACATCATTTGAGTCAAGTAGCTACAGATGCTTACGAAGAATCTCGTTTAAAAATTCAAAAGCATATAAACGCACGTCAATCCTACGAAGTTTTATTTACTGCTGGTACAACTTTCGGAATTAATTTAGTGGCAAATGGTTTCGGTCAGATTTTAAAGCCTGGTGATGAAATCATTGTTTCACATTTAGAACATCATTCTAACATTGTACCTTGGCAATTTGCTGCCGAACGTTCTGGAGCTACTTTAAAAGTTATTCCAATGAACGAAAAAGGCGAGTTGGTAATGGATGAATATGTGAAATTACTTTCTCCGAACACAAAAATTGTTGCCGTTAATCATATTTCAAATGCTTTAGGAACCATTAATCCAATTGAGTTTATTATTGAAAAAGCTCACGAAGTTTTTGCTGCTGTTTTAATTGATGGTGCTCAAGCAACGCCACATTTAAAACCAGATGTTCAAGCTTTAGATTGTGATTTTTATGTTTTTTCTGGTCATAAAATTTGCGGACCTACTGGAACCGGAATTCTTTATGGTAAAGAAAAATGGTTAAATCAATTACCTCCGTATCAAGGTGGTGGCGAAATGATTAAAGAAGTAACTTTCGAGAAAACTACCTACGCGTGTTTACCTCATAAATTCGAAGCTGGAACTCCAAATATTGCAGGTGGAATTGTTTTAGGTGTTGCTGTTGATTATTTGAATCAAATCGGATTTGAAAATATCATAGCTTACGAACAAGAACTTTTAGATTACGCAACCCAACGTTTACAAGAATTTGATGGAATAGAGTTTTACGGAACTTCAGCACATAAAGCATCTGTAATTTCGTTTAATTTCAAAGGAATTCATCCGTATGATGTAGGTGCAATTATCGATAAACTAGGTGTTGCAGTTCGTACCGGTCACCATTGTGCACAACCAATTATGAATTATTTTAATATACCTGGAACCATTCGCGCTTCTTTTGCTTTTTATAATACTAAAGAAGAAATTGATATCTTTATCGAAGCTTTAAAAAAGGCGAAAACCATGTTATCTTAA